One window of Vitis riparia cultivar Riparia Gloire de Montpellier isolate 1030 chromosome 5, EGFV_Vit.rip_1.0, whole genome shotgun sequence genomic DNA carries:
- the LOC117914029 gene encoding ankyrin repeat-containing protein ITN1-like — MDQPNTSDDSADLDNLVPFAAYDDSQTKTTYMDAGLYTATLKGNISKLEQMLEACDLGLQLTPKRNTILHIAAQFGQVDSVKQILQLTTSSSLLGQSNLKGDTPLHLAAREGHLTVVQALIQAAKALPHEIESGVGVDKAILRMANEGKDTALHEAVRYHHPEVVKLLIEEDPQFTYGPNISGGTPLYMAVERGHGDLVQIIIDNTSTSPAYSGILGRTALHAAVIRNDQEITTKLLEWKPSLIKEVDENGWSPLHCAAHFGYTTIVKQLLHKSPDKSVAYLGIKRGKQTALLIAAKLGHKDIVDLLLSYSPDCCEQVDDNGKNVLHFAMMNKQDYYPRMFLQNDGLRVRGLLNERDAQGDTPLHLLASYLVDDEEFVLDDRVDKMGLNNNNLTPKDIVSRVNDRWLQKKYFLDYFSESKEVGIGPLSWVPGDKKDNDSSESKDSKDNSISKLKKMGEIHLIVAALVATVTFAAGFTLPGGYNENDGKAILAKKAAFKAFVVTDTLAMVFSVSATFVYFYMAIHEKVEYLEKHYVWGCLLTMFGMGSMVVAFMTGMYAVLPHFSGLPIVVCVLCCCFFLFFYYLFRQLQKG, encoded by the exons ATGGATCAACCCAATACTTCTGATGATAGTGCCGATCTAGACAACTTGGTCCCATTTGCAGCTTACGATGATAGCCAAACCAAGACCACATACATGGATGCTGGTTTGTACACGGCTACATTAAAAGGCAACATCAGCAAGCTGGAGCAGATGCTAGAAGCTTGTGATCTTGGCCTCCAACTGACCCCAAAAAGGAACACTATCCTGCATATAGCAGCTCAATTCGGTCAAGTGGACTCTGTCAAACAGATCCTTCAATTGACTACCTCTTCATCTCTACTGGGACAGAGCAATCTGAAAGGAGATACCCCACTTCACCTTGCAGCAAGAGAAGGGCATTTGACAGTCGTCCAAGCTCTAATTCAAGCCGCAAAAGCACTTCCCCATGAGATTGAAAGTGGGGTTGGAGTAGATAAGGCCATTCTGAGGATGGCCAATGAGGGGAAAGACACAGCCTTGCATGAAGCAGTGAGGTATCATCACCCTGAGGTGGTGAAATTATTGATTGAGGAAGACCCTCAGTTTACCTATGGTCCTAATATTTCTGGTGGAACGCCTCTTTACATGGCGGTGGAGCGAGGACATGGAGACTTGGTGCAAATAATCATAGACAACACCAGCACTTCACCAGCTTACAGTGGCATCTTGGGTAGAACTGCTCTGCATGCTGCTGTAATTCGCAATGACCAAG AAATAACAACGAAGTTATTGGAATGGAAGCCATCTCTAATCAAAGAAGTGGACGAAAATGGATGGTCTCCCCTTCACTGTGCTGCCCACTTTGGTTATACTACCATTGTGAAGCAATTACTACACAAATCACCAGATAAATCTGTGGCTTACCTCGGAATCAAACGTGGCAAGCAAACAGCCCTTCTTATTGCAGCTAAACTTGGCCATAAAGACATAGTAGATCTGCTGCTATCTTACTCTCCAGATTGTTGCGAGCAGGTTGATGATAACGGCAAAAATGTCCTTCACTTTGCCATGATGAATAAGCAAGATTATTATCCTAGGatgtttttacaaaatgatGGATTAAGAGTGAGAGGACTTTTAAATGAGAGAGATGCTCAAGGAGACACGCCCCTCCACCTGCTTGCTTCTTACCTAGTTGATGATGAAGAATTTGTATTGGACGATAGAGTGGATAAGATGGGGCTGAACAATAACAACTTAACCCCCAAGGACATAGTTTCAAGAGTCAACGACCGTTGGCTGCAAAAG AAATATTTCCTGGATTACTTCAGCGAAAGTAAGGAAGTGGGTATTGGACCTTTAAGTTGGGTCCCGGGTGACAAGAAAGACAATGATAGCAGTGAAAGTAAAGACAGTAAAGACAATTCCATCTCTAAGTTAAAGAAAATGGGTGAAATTCATTTGATAGTGGCAGCACTTGTAGCAACTGTAACCTTTGCGGCTGGCTTCACCTTGCCTGGTGGTtacaatgaaaatgatggcaAGGCAATCCTGGCAAAGAAAGCAGCTTTCAAAGCATTTGTTGTGACGGATACCTTAGCCATGGTTTTCTCGGTATCCGCTACATTTGTTTACTTTTATATGGCAATTCATGAAAAAGTGGAGTATCTCGAAAAACACTATGTCTGGGGCTGTCTTCTCACCATGTTTGGCATGGGGTCAATGGTGGTGGCATTCATGACCGGCATGTACGCTGTGCTACCACATTTCTCTGGGCTTCCGATCGTTGTTTGTGTCCTCTGCTGCTgctttttcctcttcttctattatttatttagacaACTTCAAAAAGGCTAA